One segment of Phycisphaerales bacterium DNA contains the following:
- a CDS encoding prepilin-type N-terminal cleavage/methylation domain-containing protein: MIHGLRQRAGRARGRRSRGFTLIETALATVIIGVGVVAIVEAHQAFMRSNQWSTHAATATFLGGELRELTLPLRRHDPVTGLRIVGGEVQGWGPEPGEVLVEDFDDLDDFDGLSFAFNGTPGFIDDDDLPGPLDAFGLVIPEIFDDGSVMLDPDGNPVPMQGWTQTVRVVKVHPTDPTRELAVDYVEPPVGASAGIAIDEFPLKVEVIVTYEGPFVTAPTEVTRVTWIVPR; encoded by the coding sequence GTGATCCATGGCCTTCGCCAACGTGCTGGACGTGCTCGCGGCCGACGCTCCCGGGGCTTCACGCTCATCGAGACGGCGCTGGCGACGGTGATCATCGGCGTGGGCGTAGTGGCGATCGTCGAGGCCCACCAGGCCTTCATGCGAAGCAACCAGTGGTCTACGCATGCCGCCACGGCAACGTTCCTGGGCGGTGAACTCCGCGAGTTGACGCTGCCGCTGCGTCGGCACGATCCGGTCACCGGCCTGCGCATCGTCGGTGGTGAAGTGCAGGGCTGGGGACCCGAGCCTGGTGAAGTCCTGGTCGAGGACTTCGACGACCTGGACGATTTCGACGGACTGAGCTTCGCGTTCAACGGAACACCGGGGTTTATCGATGACGACGATCTGCCGGGCCCGCTCGACGCGTTCGGCCTGGTGATCCCCGAGATTTTCGATGATGGCTCGGTCATGCTGGACCCCGATGGCAACCCGGTTCCCATGCAGGGCTGGACGCAGACCGTTCGGGTCGTCAAGGTGCACCCGACGGACCCGACGCGGGAGTTGGCGGTGGACTACGTCGAGCCGCCGGTTGGCGCTTCGGCGGGCATCGCGATCGACGAGTTCCCGCTCAAGGTCGAGGTCATCGTGACCTACGAGGGCCCGTTCGTCACGGCGCCCACCGAGGTGACTCGGGTAACGTGGATCGTGCCGCGATAG
- a CDS encoding type II secretion system F family protein — MPNYRYQVRGQGGQIQVGVLSADSVQTAATVLRNQGLHILAVNPVGGGIQRRALMEKLADLNAGKPSQKHVLEFTTQLAVMIRAGINLRASLEGIADQTQHRGFRKVIDQLRTDVESGKSFSEALARHPKLFGPLYVNMVRASEMAGSFSQMLDRIAGYIAQQIETRKMVVGASIYPGIIGTMAVAVTVFLLTFVLPKFKAVFEGKEDALPASTKFLMGLSEFLQMQWPYIVAGVFGLGMAGFLALKTEPGGLLADRMKLTLPVFKNMFRSLYISRSLHTKGQLINAGVPMLDTLAITGDISGNRLYKAMWRNVYMSVKQGKKIALPLSKTTLLPRAVVQMISAGEESGKLGEVLDEVSVYYAKQLKDQIKAVTSLIEPVMIIVMGGIVGFIAMAIILPIFRMSQIVN; from the coding sequence ATGCCGAACTATCGCTACCAGGTGCGGGGCCAGGGAGGCCAGATCCAGGTCGGTGTGCTGTCGGCCGACAGCGTGCAGACCGCGGCAACGGTGCTGCGCAACCAGGGCCTCCACATCCTGGCGGTGAATCCGGTGGGCGGGGGCATCCAGCGGCGTGCGCTCATGGAGAAGCTTGCCGACCTGAACGCCGGCAAGCCCAGCCAGAAGCACGTGCTCGAATTCACCACCCAGCTGGCCGTCATGATCCGGGCGGGCATCAACCTGCGGGCGAGCCTGGAGGGTATCGCCGACCAGACCCAGCACCGCGGCTTCCGCAAGGTTATCGACCAACTACGCACCGACGTCGAGAGCGGCAAGAGCTTCTCCGAGGCCCTCGCCCGGCATCCCAAGCTCTTCGGCCCGCTCTACGTGAACATGGTGCGGGCGTCCGAGATGGCCGGCTCGTTCAGCCAGATGCTGGACCGCATTGCCGGCTACATCGCCCAGCAGATCGAGACTCGCAAGATGGTGGTTGGCGCCTCGATTTATCCGGGCATTATCGGCACCATGGCCGTCGCGGTGACGGTGTTCCTGCTGACATTCGTGCTGCCCAAGTTCAAGGCGGTGTTCGAGGGCAAGGAGGATGCGCTGCCGGCCTCGACCAAGTTCCTCATGGGGCTGAGCGAGTTCCTGCAGATGCAGTGGCCCTACATCGTTGCCGGCGTCTTCGGGCTGGGCATGGCCGGCTTCCTGGCGCTCAAGACCGAGCCCGGTGGCCTGCTTGCCGACCGCATGAAGCTCACGCTGCCTGTCTTCAAGAACATGTTCCGCTCGCTGTACATCAGCCGGAGCCTGCACACCAAGGGCCAGCTCATCAATGCCGGCGTGCCGATGCTGGACACCTTGGCCATTACCGGGGACATCTCGGGCAACCGGTTGTACAAGGCGATGTGGCGGAACGTGTACATGTCGGTCAAGCAAGGTAAGAAGATCGCCTTGCCGCTGAGCAAGACGACGCTTCTGCCTCGCGCCGTGGTGCAGATGATCTCGGCGGGCGAAGAGTCCGGTAAGCTTGGCGAGGTTCTCGACGAAGTGTCGGTGTACTACGCCAAGCAGCTCAAGGACCAGATCAAGGCCGTCACGAGCCTGATCGAGCCGGTGATGATCATCGTTATGGGCGGCATTGTCGGCTTCATCGCCATGGCCATCATCCTGCCGATCTTCCGGATGAGCCAGATCGTGAACTGA
- a CDS encoding PilT/PilU family type 4a pilus ATPase — protein MNLHDVLKVAHKANASDIHLVSGQPPVMRVNQVMTPMDFPVISPESGRAILEEMAPPEAVQTFDRQKDSDFSYEIEGLSRYRVNAHLQRGQVGLCLRAIKTKVPPLSALTLPEVIARLTYLPRGLVLVTGDTGSGKSTTLAAMIQAMNERYRKHIITLEDPVEYTFESDHCLIEQRELGQDMPTFASGLKHALRQDPDIVLVGEMRDLETTALAISAAETGHLVLSTLHTVNASQTVERIIDMYPAGQQNQIRSMLANTLQAVVSQTLFSRIDEPGMVPAVETLLCTPAVRNLIRENRTFEIPNVIETNRSIGMSSLDASIAELYFNGMISKEDAVAQAAFPDKLERQLVA, from the coding sequence GTGAACCTGCACGACGTTCTCAAGGTGGCCCACAAGGCCAACGCATCGGACATCCACCTCGTTTCCGGGCAGCCGCCCGTGATGCGGGTGAACCAGGTGATGACGCCCATGGACTTCCCGGTGATCTCGCCGGAGTCGGGCCGGGCCATCCTGGAGGAGATGGCGCCGCCCGAGGCCGTGCAGACCTTCGATCGCCAAAAGGACTCGGACTTCTCGTACGAGATCGAGGGGCTGAGCCGCTACCGCGTGAATGCCCACTTGCAGCGCGGCCAGGTCGGCTTGTGCCTTCGTGCCATCAAGACCAAGGTGCCCCCGCTGAGCGCCCTGACGCTGCCGGAGGTCATCGCCCGCCTGACGTACCTGCCGCGCGGGCTCGTGCTTGTGACGGGCGACACCGGATCGGGCAAGTCAACGACGCTGGCCGCCATGATCCAGGCGATGAACGAGCGGTATCGCAAGCACATCATTACGCTTGAGGATCCGGTGGAGTACACCTTCGAGAGCGACCACTGCCTCATCGAGCAGCGCGAGCTGGGCCAGGACATGCCCACCTTCGCCAGCGGCCTGAAGCACGCTCTGCGTCAGGACCCCGACATCGTGCTCGTCGGTGAGATGCGTGACCTGGAGACCACCGCGCTGGCGATCAGCGCCGCAGAGACGGGCCACTTGGTGCTCAGCACGCTGCACACCGTGAACGCCAGCCAGACGGTGGAGCGCATCATCGACATGTATCCGGCCGGGCAGCAGAACCAGATTCGCTCGATGCTTGCCAACACGCTGCAGGCGGTCGTGAGCCAGACGCTGTTCAGCCGGATCGACGAGCCCGGCATGGTTCCGGCGGTCGAGACGCTGCTGTGTACGCCGGCGGTTCGCAACCTGATTCGCGAGAACCGGACGTTCGAGATTCCCAACGTGATCGAGACAAACCGCTCGATCGGGATGAGCAGCCTGGATGCGTCGATCGCCGAGTTGTACTTCAACGGCATGATCTCCAAGGAGGACGCGGTCGCCCAGGCGGCGTTCCCCGACAAGCTGGAGCGTCAGCTCGTCGCCTGA
- the rnhA gene encoding ribonuclease HI translates to MADGSLPMVELYTDGACSGNPGPGGWAYILRHPGSGSEKEACGGEKATTNNRMELMAVIRGLEALARPTRVELYSDSQYVLKGLKEWMASWKKRGWKTASKQPVKNQDLWMRLDELMVEHALSFHWVRGHNDHPENERADRLAVAARDEAARG, encoded by the coding sequence ATGGCTGATGGATCGCTGCCGATGGTCGAGCTCTACACCGATGGCGCCTGCTCGGGCAATCCGGGGCCGGGGGGGTGGGCTTACATCCTCCGGCATCCGGGCTCGGGCTCGGAGAAGGAAGCCTGCGGCGGGGAGAAGGCCACGACCAATAACCGCATGGAGCTGATGGCCGTGATCCGCGGGCTCGAAGCGCTGGCCCGGCCCACGCGCGTGGAGTTGTACTCGGACTCGCAGTACGTGCTCAAGGGGCTCAAGGAATGGATGGCCTCTTGGAAGAAGCGCGGCTGGAAGACCGCCAGCAAGCAGCCGGTGAAGAACCAGGACCTGTGGATGCGGCTGGACGAACTCATGGTCGAGCACGCGCTGAGCTTCCACTGGGTGCGCGGGCACAACGACCACCCTGAGAACGAGCGGGCCGACAGGCTGGCCGTGGCGGCGCGGGACGAGGCGGCTCGCGGCTAG
- a CDS encoding phosphoribosylformylglycinamidine synthase subunit PurS, whose product MPTHRFEVRPLPDARDPRAHRLMREAAALGTPLADARTAKVYLLEGELTQQQRDAIARALLVNPVTETLATENGHANRQTAVTLEVHPLPGVMDPAAQSVEEAIRELLGVEVQASTGARYDLEGLAAEDAKALAARLLFNPVVQALHEGPFHPDALPHGEPYEFKPITVEILSLDDSGLERLSREGHLFLSLGEMRAIQQQYQALGREPTDIELETLAQTWSEHCVHKTLKSDYHYTRPNADTIDWTNRPGVTIHDDGSVTIANLLKNTVAAATHELIADGIDWTLSIFHDNSGVVAFDDDYGVCIKVETHNHPSALEPYGGAATGIGGCIRDIIGTGLAAKPIANTDVFCVAPPETTDVPAGCIHPKRVLREVVAGVRDYGNRMGIPTLNGAVDFDPRYIGNPLVFAGCIGLIPRDKIDGEAKPGDRIIALGGRTGRDGIHGATFSSAELSDTHADEFSHAVQIGNPIEEKKVLDAILRARDEGERPLFSAITDCGAGGFSSAIGEMGEKLGADVQLANAPLKYAGLTYTEIWISEAQERMILAVPEQNVAALQAICDEEGVELANLGHYGTPDAELILRYGDHEVGRLPMEFVHGGIPRETLPATWSPKQPKPKASSEPSVGEALLKLLAHPSIASKHWIIRQYDHEVQGNTVLKPLVGPPAEDGASRGPGDASVIEPVPGTGRGVAIGCGLQTRVGDPAIGGDPYFMALAAIDECVRNLVCVGADPSRIAILDNFCWPGVKDAESLGHLVRAAIGCYDGAKAYRTPFVSGKDSLNNQFRTDDGTTIRIPPTLLITGLGIVHDIEKCVTSDAKQPGNVIVLVDGSADWHKLSRGPKTAGGVARAIEQGLVHSAHDVSDGGVLVALAEMLIAGSTPDAPIGASLHEFGGLDPFEELPCRYLLEVAPDQVERISKLLDGVSCMTLATLDDSATLQVDQSSINVEEMARVWCGPLDW is encoded by the coding sequence ATGCCCACGCACCGCTTCGAAGTCCGGCCGCTTCCCGACGCGAGAGACCCCCGCGCCCACCGCCTCATGCGAGAGGCCGCCGCCCTGGGCACGCCCTTGGCAGATGCCCGCACGGCCAAGGTCTACCTCCTGGAGGGCGAGTTGACCCAGCAGCAGCGCGATGCCATCGCCCGGGCCCTGCTGGTCAACCCCGTCACCGAGACCCTGGCGACCGAGAACGGGCATGCCAATCGCCAGACAGCCGTGACGCTCGAGGTCCACCCCCTCCCCGGCGTCATGGACCCGGCCGCCCAATCAGTCGAGGAGGCCATCCGCGAACTACTGGGCGTGGAGGTGCAGGCGTCAACGGGCGCCCGCTACGACCTGGAGGGCCTGGCCGCCGAGGATGCCAAGGCCCTGGCCGCCCGCCTGCTCTTTAACCCCGTCGTCCAGGCGCTGCACGAGGGCCCATTCCACCCCGACGCCCTGCCCCATGGCGAGCCGTACGAATTCAAGCCCATCACGGTCGAGATCTTGTCCCTCGACGATTCCGGTCTGGAGCGTCTGAGCCGCGAGGGCCACTTGTTCCTGAGCCTGGGCGAGATGCGCGCCATCCAGCAGCAGTACCAGGCCCTGGGCCGCGAGCCCACCGACATCGAGCTCGAGACGCTCGCCCAGACCTGGTCCGAGCACTGCGTCCACAAGACCCTCAAGAGCGATTATCACTACACCCGCCCCAACGCTGACACGATCGACTGGACCAATCGCCCCGGCGTGACCATTCACGACGACGGTTCTGTCACGATCGCCAATCTCCTCAAGAACACCGTCGCCGCCGCCACGCACGAGCTCATCGCCGACGGCATCGACTGGACGCTCTCGATCTTCCACGACAACTCGGGCGTGGTCGCCTTCGACGACGACTACGGCGTGTGCATCAAGGTCGAGACGCACAACCACCCCAGCGCGCTCGAGCCCTACGGCGGCGCCGCCACCGGCATCGGCGGGTGCATCCGCGACATCATCGGCACCGGCCTGGCCGCCAAGCCCATCGCCAACACCGATGTCTTCTGCGTCGCGCCGCCGGAAACGACTGATGTCCCTGCCGGCTGCATCCACCCAAAACGCGTACTGCGCGAGGTCGTCGCTGGCGTGCGCGATTATGGCAACCGCATGGGCATCCCCACGCTCAACGGCGCGGTCGACTTCGACCCGCGCTACATCGGCAACCCGCTGGTCTTCGCCGGCTGCATCGGCCTGATCCCCCGAGACAAGATCGACGGCGAGGCCAAACCAGGCGACCGCATCATCGCGCTTGGCGGGCGCACGGGCCGCGACGGCATCCACGGCGCGACCTTCTCGAGCGCCGAGCTGAGCGACACGCACGCCGATGAGTTCAGCCACGCCGTCCAGATCGGCAACCCGATCGAGGAGAAGAAGGTCCTCGACGCCATCCTGCGCGCGCGCGACGAGGGCGAACGACCGCTGTTCAGCGCCATCACCGACTGCGGCGCGGGCGGCTTCAGCAGCGCCATCGGCGAGATGGGCGAGAAGCTCGGAGCCGACGTCCAGCTGGCCAACGCGCCGCTCAAGTACGCCGGCCTGACCTACACCGAGATCTGGATCAGCGAGGCCCAGGAGCGGATGATCCTGGCCGTGCCCGAGCAGAACGTCGCGGCGCTGCAAGCCATCTGCGACGAGGAGGGCGTCGAGCTGGCCAACCTCGGCCACTACGGCACGCCCGACGCCGAACTGATCCTGCGATACGGTGACCACGAGGTCGGCCGCCTGCCCATGGAATTCGTCCACGGCGGCATCCCACGCGAGACCTTGCCGGCCACCTGGTCTCCAAAGCAGCCAAAGCCAAAGGCAAGTAGCGAACCAAGCGTTGGCGAAGCGCTGCTGAAGCTGCTCGCGCATCCGTCGATTGCCAGTAAGCACTGGATCATCCGTCAGTATGACCACGAGGTGCAGGGCAACACGGTGCTCAAGCCGCTGGTCGGCCCGCCCGCCGAAGACGGCGCGAGCCGTGGGCCGGGCGATGCGTCGGTCATCGAGCCCGTGCCCGGCACCGGTCGTGGCGTGGCGATCGGTTGCGGCTTGCAAACGCGCGTGGGCGACCCGGCGATCGGCGGCGACCCGTATTTCATGGCGCTCGCGGCCATCGACGAGTGCGTGCGCAACCTGGTGTGCGTGGGGGCCGACCCCAGCCGAATCGCCATCCTCGACAACTTCTGCTGGCCCGGCGTGAAGGACGCGGAAAGCCTGGGCCACCTCGTTCGCGCCGCCATCGGCTGCTACGACGGCGCCAAGGCCTACCGCACGCCCTTCGTGAGCGGCAAGGACTCGCTCAACAACCAGTTCCGCACCGACGACGGCACAACGATCCGCATTCCGCCCACGCTGCTGATCACGGGGTTGGGAATCGTGCACGACATCGAGAAGTGCGTGACGAGCGATGCGAAGCAGCCGGGCAATGTCATCGTGCTCGTCGACGGCTCGGCAGACTGGCACAAGCTCTCACGTGGCCCGAAGACCGCCGGGGGCGTGGCCCGGGCCATCGAGCAGGGCCTGGTGCATAGCGCCCACGACGTGAGCGATGGTGGCGTGCTCGTCGCGCTGGCGGAGATGCTCATCGCGGGCAGCACGCCCGACGCCCCCATCGGTGCCTCGCTGCATGAGTTTGGCGGGCTGGACCCGTTCGAGGAACTGCCGTGCCGGTACCTGCTCGAGGTGGCTCCCGACCAGGTCGAACGTATCTCCAAACTGCTCGATGGGGTCTCGTGCATGACCTTGGCGACGCTGGATGATTCGGCCACGCTTCAGGTCGACCAGTCATCGATCAATGTCGAGGAAATGGCCCGCGTCTGGTGCGGCCCGCTCGATTGGTGA
- a CDS encoding XRE family transcriptional regulator, which produces MPEPATSDIGGSVRAKREQMGLTQAELARRSGVSKAMLCDVEADRKNPTIRLLGQIALGLGCGISDLLDLDDKPVFTVDRAKDQRVLVDPENQMERRILSRTLVKHGVEVLHYTYPVGSDCEGFPPHPPGSLETAYVLDGKVRLVVGDQPIELSTGDAATYRADLEHSTINLGKKPAKILYVTHIPRQQVGKTETKANPKA; this is translated from the coding sequence ATGCCCGAGCCCGCCACGTCGGACATCGGCGGGTCCGTCCGGGCCAAACGTGAGCAGATGGGCCTGACCCAGGCCGAACTTGCCCGCCGCAGCGGGGTGAGCAAGGCCATGCTCTGCGACGTGGAGGCCGACCGGAAGAACCCCACGATCCGGCTGCTGGGCCAGATCGCCCTGGGGCTGGGCTGTGGCATTTCGGACCTGCTGGATCTGGATGACAAGCCCGTGTTTACGGTCGACCGGGCGAAGGACCAGCGGGTGCTTGTCGACCCCGAGAACCAGATGGAGCGGCGGATCCTGAGCCGCACGCTGGTAAAGCACGGCGTGGAAGTACTGCACTACACCTACCCAGTGGGCAGCGATTGCGAGGGCTTTCCGCCCCACCCGCCGGGAAGCCTCGAGACGGCCTACGTGCTCGATGGCAAGGTTCGCCTGGTGGTGGGCGATCAGCCGATCGAACTGAGCACGGGCGATGCGGCGACGTACAGGGCCGACCTTGAGCACTCGACGATCAACCTGGGCAAGAAGCCGGCGAAGATCCTGTACGTGACGCACATTCCGCGCCAGCAGGTGGGCAAGACAGAGACCAAGGCGAACCCGAAGGCCTAG
- a CDS encoding sigma-54 dependent transcriptional regulator, with translation MAIAESNPSTTTPAAQVLIVEDEPDHADTMAEALRKPGHVCTIVGSVAEAMDELRGGAFDVVVTDLRMPSSAGQTAQDGDTVNPDGANAGLLVLRAARALQPDAETVMVTAHGDVSTARSAFKEGAYDFIEKPLDLAVFRSLINRAAEAVLLRQESGSLGDLVQHDGFEGLIAGSEPMRKIIKTVRTVAPSNIAVLITGESGTGKELIASAVHKNSPRASKKYVAFNCAGQSESLLEDQLFGHVRGAFTGAEKDREGVFEYANNGTLFLDEIGDMPLSMQAKLLRVLETGEVVRLGSNDPRKTDVRFVSATNKDLRKMIAEGAFREDLYFRINGAHVHVPPLRERREDIPRIAQHAAARFADQMGQPTPEITDAALMRLTAYDWPGNVRQLLNVIQNMVVTAIGEATEDAPARLEVRHIPPEVRAGEDEGEAGAASGTLAGTSLEQIEKRAIRETLRLTGGNREQAAKLLGIGERTLYRKLREYGLR, from the coding sequence ATGGCCATCGCCGAGAGCAACCCCAGCACGACCACTCCCGCCGCCCAGGTCCTGATCGTCGAAGACGAGCCGGACCACGCCGACACCATGGCCGAAGCCCTGCGCAAGCCCGGCCACGTCTGCACCATCGTCGGCTCCGTCGCCGAGGCCATGGACGAGCTCAGAGGAGGCGCTTTTGACGTGGTCGTCACCGACCTGCGGATGCCGAGTTCCGCCGGGCAGACCGCCCAGGACGGGGACACCGTCAATCCAGACGGCGCCAACGCCGGCCTGCTCGTGCTCCGCGCCGCACGGGCGTTGCAGCCCGACGCCGAGACCGTCATGGTCACCGCTCACGGCGATGTCTCGACGGCCCGCAGCGCGTTCAAGGAGGGTGCGTACGACTTCATCGAAAAGCCCCTGGACCTGGCCGTCTTCCGCAGCCTCATCAACCGTGCCGCCGAGGCCGTGCTGCTGCGTCAGGAATCCGGCTCGCTGGGAGACCTCGTCCAGCACGACGGATTCGAGGGCCTCATCGCCGGCAGCGAACCGATGCGGAAGATCATCAAGACCGTCCGCACGGTCGCCCCGTCCAACATCGCCGTGCTCATCACCGGCGAGAGCGGCACGGGCAAAGAGCTCATCGCCAGCGCCGTCCACAAGAACTCCCCACGCGCAAGCAAGAAGTACGTCGCCTTCAACTGCGCAGGCCAGAGCGAGAGCCTCCTCGAAGACCAACTCTTTGGCCACGTTCGAGGCGCCTTCACCGGCGCCGAAAAAGACCGCGAGGGCGTCTTCGAATACGCCAACAACGGCACGCTCTTCCTCGACGAGATCGGCGACATGCCCCTGAGCATGCAGGCCAAGCTCCTCCGCGTCCTCGAGACCGGCGAGGTCGTCCGCCTGGGCAGCAACGACCCACGCAAGACCGACGTCCGCTTCGTCAGCGCCACCAACAAAGATCTCCGCAAGATGATCGCCGAAGGCGCCTTCCGTGAAGACCTCTACTTCCGGATCAATGGCGCCCACGTCCACGTCCCGCCCCTGCGCGAGCGTCGCGAGGACATCCCCCGCATCGCCCAGCACGCCGCGGCTCGATTCGCCGACCAGATGGGGCAGCCCACCCCGGAAATCACCGACGCCGCCCTCATGCGCCTGACCGCCTACGACTGGCCCGGCAACGTCCGCCAGCTCCTCAACGTCATCCAGAACATGGTCGTCACCGCCATCGGCGAGGCGACCGAGGATGCGCCGGCCCGGCTGGAGGTTCGCCACATCCCCCCCGAAGTGCGCGCCGGCGAAGACGAAGGCGAAGCCGGCGCCGCCTCAGGCACCCTCGCCGGCACCAGCCTCGAACAGATCGAGAAGCGAGCCATCCGCGAGACTCTCCGCCTCACCGGCGGCAACCGCGAACAGGCCGCCAAGCTCCTGGGCATCGGCGAACGCACCCTGTATCGCAAGTTGCGCGAATACGGGCTGCGCTAG
- a CDS encoding crossover junction endodeoxyribonuclease RuvC, giving the protein MRVLGLDPGLRLTGYACVVLKDGRDALDEAGVLRLKRGDSSPDGLAARLVELEADLRDLIERLQPDAACVEAVFAHKAFPATAISMGHARGVILLTAKRAGLPILELAPSVVKRSMTGFGRATKDQMRLAVQARYNLPEPPTPADVADAIAIAAGGLLRHNQAAPTPLS; this is encoded by the coding sequence ATGCGTGTTCTTGGCCTCGATCCTGGCCTGCGCCTCACCGGCTATGCGTGCGTTGTCCTCAAGGACGGCCGCGATGCGCTGGACGAAGCGGGCGTGCTGCGACTCAAGCGGGGCGATAGCTCGCCCGACGGATTGGCGGCCCGGCTAGTGGAACTCGAGGCCGACCTGCGAGACCTGATCGAGCGGCTACAGCCCGACGCGGCGTGCGTCGAGGCCGTGTTCGCCCACAAGGCCTTCCCCGCCACCGCCATCAGCATGGGCCACGCCCGCGGCGTCATCCTCCTGACCGCCAAGCGTGCCGGGCTTCCGATCCTGGAACTGGCCCCGTCGGTGGTGAAGCGATCCATGACCGGCTTCGGGCGGGCCACCAAGGACCAGATGCGTCTGGCGGTCCAGGCCCGCTACAACTTGCCCGAGCCCCCCACGCCCGCAGACGTCGCCGATGCCATCGCCATCGCCGCCGGAGGGCTCCTGCGCCACAACCAGGCCGCCCCCACCCCACTATCCTGA
- a CDS encoding riboflavin synthase, which produces MYTGLIHSVGTILEATDTDAGIRLVVSAPTDLLTEPGPTPGESINIDGCCLSLVESRSAGDHLLLAFDATPQTLANTTLGDLRAGARVHLERSCTPTTLLGGHLVQGHVDAVASVLAVSERPQWRIRIQPPSHLMPYVTPRGSICVAGVSLTIAELSVDQGWFEVALIPDTLARTKLGALGSGDGVNLECDCMVKALIHWQQHYAGDDARKTPKA; this is translated from the coding sequence ATGTACACCGGTCTCATCCACAGCGTTGGCACGATCCTGGAGGCCACCGACACCGATGCCGGGATTCGGCTGGTCGTCTCCGCGCCGACCGACCTGCTGACCGAGCCCGGCCCGACACCCGGCGAGTCGATCAACATCGACGGCTGCTGCCTCAGTCTGGTGGAATCTCGCTCGGCGGGCGATCACCTCTTGCTCGCTTTCGACGCCACCCCCCAGACGCTGGCCAACACCACGCTGGGTGATCTGCGGGCCGGCGCCCGCGTCCATTTGGAGCGATCCTGCACGCCGACGACCCTGCTGGGTGGGCACCTCGTCCAGGGCCACGTCGACGCCGTCGCCTCCGTGCTGGCGGTGTCCGAGCGACCCCAATGGCGTATCCGGATCCAGCCCCCCTCCCACCTAATGCCCTACGTCACGCCTCGCGGCTCGATCTGCGTCGCCGGCGTCTCGCTAACCATCGCCGAGCTCTCGGTCGACCAGGGCTGGTTCGAGGTCGCCCTCATCCCCGATACCCTCGCTCGCACCAAGCTGGGAGCCCTGGGTTCCGGGGACGGGGTCAACCTTGAGTGCGACTGCATGGTCAAGGCCCTGATCCACTGGCAGCAGCACTACGCTGGCGACGACGCACGCAAAACGCCGAAAGCCTGA